Proteins encoded within one genomic window of Episyrphus balteatus chromosome 1, idEpiBalt1.1, whole genome shotgun sequence:
- the LOC129907112 gene encoding protein pygopus-like encodes MKLLIVSFALVVAIAARPSPYGHEHDHHHGPEHHHLPPPPLFDEPGFEGHEFGFGPGFGPDFEDDFEHHLPPPPHHHGPPHHVPHHEPHHIPHHEPHHIPHHEPHHLPHHEPHHEPHHLPHHEPHHEPHHIPHHEPVHHVPHHGGGGFGGIGGGKLGGGGSQNFGLLAGGGGSSLASGQAQSGQGIGGIGGGSSLASSSAQSQNFGGLGGVGGGSSIASAQSQSLNQGGLGGGLGGSSALAQSQSLNQGGLGGFGGGSGGSSSATASAQAQNVIQDIFGGVGGGLDSGSSANALTQSNQGLFGSGFGGSGASATAQSQNLNQGGFGGGSSNAVATAQSSSFGR; translated from the coding sequence atgaaattattaatTGTGTCCTTTGCATTGGTGGTAGCTATTGCTGCTAGGCCAAGCCCTTATGGTCATGAACATGATCATCATCATGGACCTGAACATCATCACTTACCACCCCCACCATTGTTTGATGAACCTGGATTTGAGGGACATGAATTTGGATTTGGACCCGGTTTTGGACCAGATTTTGAAGATGACTTCGAACATCATTTGCCACCCCCACCACACCATCATGGACCACCACACCATGTTCCACACCATGAGCCACACCATATTCCACACCATGAACCTCATCATATTCCACATCATGAGCCACACCATTTACCCCACCATGAGCCACATCATGAGCCACATCATTTACCCCACCATGAACCTCACCATGAACCACACCATATTCCCCACCACGAGCCAGTTCACCACGTTCCACACCACGGTGGCGGAGGATTTGGTGGCATCGGAGGTGGAAAACTTGGAGGCGGTGGTTCCCAAAACTTTGGACTATTGGCTGGAGGTGGTGGAAGTTCTTTGGCATCAGGACAAGCCCAAAGTGGACAGGGTATCGGAGGTATTGGCGGAGGTTCCAGTCTTGCTTCTTCATCAGCACAATCACAGAACTTTGGTGGATTAGGTGGTGTTGGAGGTGGTTCCAGCATTGCTTCGGCCCAGTCACAAAGTTTGAACCAAGGTGGACTCGGAGGTGGACTTGGTGGTTCCTCAGCCCTGGCACAATCGCAAAGTCTGAACCAAGGTGGACTTGGTGGATTTGGAGGAGGTTCTGGAGGTTCTAGCAGTGCCACAGCCTCAGCACAAGCTCAAAATGTTATTCAAGATATATTTGGTGGAGTTGGAGGTGGATTGGATAGTGGCAGCAGTGCTAATGCTCTTACACAATCTAATCAAGGTTTATTTGGTAGTGGATTTGGTGGAAGTGGAGCATCTGCTACAGCTCAATCACAAAACTTAAACCAAGGTGGATTTGGAGGTGGTTCATCGAATGCAGTTGCAACAGCACAAAGTTCTTCATTTGGAAGATAA